Proteins found in one Nocardia brasiliensis ATCC 700358 genomic segment:
- a CDS encoding NAD(P)H-dependent oxidoreductase — protein MTNESSRPNVLLVVAHPDHDSATWTITRAVEQGIQADSSTDVVTHDLTATGFDPVFTAADLAVHRLRGEVPDDVRREQELIESADVVALLFPVYWWSLPALAKGWIDRVFSRRWAYENPATESGSAVDELHFLAIAGVGEGTYERRGYREAAELQLRHGIAGYSQIATSTLQFLYGSETDDPQTHQELAAQGYKLGADLAHRAQSAFDLRLK, from the coding sequence ATGACGAACGAATCGAGCCGACCGAACGTCCTGCTCGTGGTCGCGCACCCCGACCACGATTCGGCCACCTGGACCATCACCCGCGCCGTCGAGCAGGGCATCCAGGCCGATAGCAGCACCGATGTCGTGACGCACGATCTGACGGCGACCGGCTTCGATCCGGTCTTCACCGCGGCCGACCTCGCGGTGCATCGACTCCGCGGCGAGGTCCCCGACGATGTGCGGCGCGAACAAGAGCTGATCGAATCCGCGGACGTCGTCGCGCTGTTGTTCCCGGTGTACTGGTGGTCGCTGCCCGCCCTGGCGAAGGGCTGGATCGATCGGGTGTTCAGCCGCCGCTGGGCTTATGAGAACCCCGCGACCGAAAGCGGCAGTGCCGTCGACGAATTGCACTTCCTCGCGATCGCGGGCGTAGGCGAAGGCACCTACGAGCGCCGCGGCTACCGGGAGGCGGCGGAACTGCAACTGCGGCACGGCATCGCCGGATACTCGCAGATCGCCACGTCCACACTGCAATTCCTCTACGGCAGCGAGACCGACGACCCGCAGACCCACCAGGAACTCGCGGCACAGGGCTACAAACTCGGCGCCGACCTCGCCCACCGGGCCCAGTCCGCGTTCGACCTGCGACTGAAATGA